The proteins below are encoded in one region of Mesoplasma melaleucae:
- the recO gene encoding DNA repair protein RecO yields the protein MNEVKIKAIVLDSLNYEENDKIITVYSDKYGKLSFIALGANKPSSKNNYSLNLFSESDFEIFKSRTAKSISKLKTGNLIRDNFKITKSYNNYLFASIIASIILQEDLFYEKDTKFFNMLEVAIKNINDEINPFSNMVWFLFYSLNKFGGSWELKKCYRCNKSSKVYRKFDLNDFGFLCPNCVHEDEEEHEIEFIRYLQRMDNNTFLTIQKFPINVSYEIIISKLILKYYVDELGLYSYPINEILKKEVYKEDSFWEYTHKVLTNHSIKS from the coding sequence ATGAATGAAGTTAAAATTAAGGCAATTGTTTTAGATTCTTTAAATTATGAAGAAAACGATAAGATAATAACAGTTTACTCAGATAAATACGGTAAGCTAAGTTTTATTGCGCTTGGAGCTAATAAACCATCAAGTAAAAATAACTATTCATTAAACTTATTTTCAGAATCAGATTTTGAAATTTTTAAATCACGAACAGCAAAATCAATTTCAAAATTAAAAACTGGAAATTTAATTAGAGATAATTTCAAAATTACTAAATCTTATAATAATTATTTATTTGCAAGTATTATTGCTTCAATCATTTTACAAGAAGATTTATTTTATGAAAAAGATACTAAATTTTTTAACATGCTAGAAGTAGCTATCAAAAATATTAATGATGAAATTAATCCATTTTCAAATATGGTTTGATTCTTATTCTACTCACTAAACAAATTTGGTGGTAGTTGAGAATTAAAGAAATGTTACAGATGTAATAAATCAAGCAAAGTATATCGAAAATTTGATTTAAATGATTTTGGTTTTCTTTGTCCTAATTGCGTTCATGAAGATGAAGAAGAACATGAAATTGAGTTCATTAGATACTTACAAAGAATGGATAATAATACATTTTTAACTATTCAAAAATTTCCTATTAATGTTTCATATGAAATCATTATTTCAAAACTTATTTTAAAATATTATGTTGATGAATTAGGGTTATATTCATATCCAATAAATGAAATTTTAAAGAAAGAAGTGTATAAAGAAGACAGCTTTTGAGAATACACTCATAAAGTGTTGACAAATCATAGTATTAAAAGTTAA
- a CDS encoding glycine--tRNA ligase — MEKLIAHLKSQGFIFQGSEIYGGLANSWDSGPLGVEVKNKLKQAWWNHFVKKNPYNIGLDSSIILNSSVWKASGHIDGFNDPLIDCKKCNSRWRADKLIEEFDYESNAGVMTDAQMEEFIKAKDIKCPKCQACDFTQIRKFALMFKTNQGVLEDESSSVYLRPETAQGIFINFKNAQRSLRKKLPFGIGQIGKSFRNEITPGNFIFRTREFEQMELEFFFNPSDEQDWFSYWLNEVETFLQDKVKISKENYRVRNHEKDELAHYSTATSDIEFKFPFGWGELWGVAHRGNFDLNAHQEASKQDLTYLDPTTNQKVLPHVIEPSVGVERMMLAILWQAYHEEDLGEGNSRIVMKLPYNLAPYQVAVMPLQKQQNDEAQALYTKLLENFDVIYDETGNVGKRYRRQDAIGTPFVITVDFDTPETNSVTVRERDSMEQVRVNLDELEVFLTAKF, encoded by the coding sequence ATGGAAAAATTAATTGCTCATTTGAAATCTCAAGGGTTTATTTTTCAAGGATCAGAAATCTATGGAGGATTAGCTAATTCTTGAGATTCTGGACCATTAGGTGTAGAAGTTAAGAATAAATTAAAACAAGCGTGATGAAATCATTTTGTTAAAAAAAATCCTTACAACATCGGTTTAGATAGTTCAATTATTTTAAATTCAAGCGTTTGAAAAGCAAGTGGGCACATTGATGGATTCAATGATCCATTAATTGATTGCAAAAAATGTAATAGTAGATGAAGAGCAGATAAATTAATTGAAGAGTTTGATTATGAAAGTAATGCAGGTGTTATGACTGATGCTCAAATGGAAGAGTTTATTAAAGCAAAAGACATTAAATGTCCTAAGTGTCAAGCATGTGATTTTACACAAATTAGAAAATTTGCCTTAATGTTTAAAACTAACCAAGGAGTTTTAGAAGACGAATCATCAAGTGTATACTTAAGACCAGAAACAGCTCAAGGTATTTTTATTAACTTTAAAAATGCACAAAGATCTTTAAGAAAAAAACTACCTTTTGGAATTGGGCAAATTGGTAAATCATTTAGAAATGAAATTACACCAGGTAACTTTATTTTTAGAACACGTGAATTTGAACAAATGGAATTAGAGTTTTTCTTTAATCCATCAGATGAACAAGATTGATTTTCATACTGATTAAATGAGGTTGAAACTTTTTTACAAGATAAAGTTAAAATATCTAAAGAAAATTATAGAGTTAGAAATCATGAAAAAGATGAATTAGCACACTATTCAACTGCAACAAGTGATATTGAATTTAAATTCCCATTTGGATGAGGTGAATTATGAGGTGTTGCTCATAGAGGAAACTTTGATTTAAATGCACATCAAGAAGCTTCTAAGCAAGATTTAACTTATTTAGATCCAACAACTAATCAAAAAGTTTTACCACATGTTATTGAGCCAAGTGTTGGTGTTGAAAGAATGATGTTAGCAATTTTATGACAAGCTTATCATGAAGAAGATTTGGGTGAAGGCAATTCTCGTATTGTTATGAAATTACCATATAACTTAGCTCCATACCAAGTTGCAGTTATGCCATTACAAAAACAACAAAATGATGAAGCACAAGCTTTATATACAAAATTGTTAGAAAACTTTGACGTAATTTATGATGAAACTGGTAATGTTGGAAAACGATACAGAAGACAAGATGCAATTGGAACTCCATTTGTGATTACTGTTGACTTTGATACACCAGAAACAAATTCTGTAACAGTTCGTGAAAGAGATTCAATGGAACAAGTTCGTGTTAATCTAGATGAACTTGAAGTCTTTTTAACAGCTAAATTTTAA
- the dnaG gene encoding DNA primase codes for MLIPKEVIEDIIQKSDIVSIISERVTLSKKGRNYWGLCPFHQDSNASMSVSPEKKFFKCFSCQVSGTALDFIKDFDNISFQDAIKKLSSLINYDLTKYQSNIPQQQNKDAILYKLNEEALAFFKLNLRSNEAKPAVKYLHSRDITNEDIQFFEIGYLSKTNSLVDHLLNKGFNISDIVDAGLGSYNEERNKLYDIFQDRILFPIRNENKELIGFSGRIIETGSDRPKYLNTKETKVFSKRKIAYNFSEAIKSARIKKEIIILEGYMDVISMHKNGINNTIALMGTALSQYHVNLFKTIKGTVKMFLDGDEPGIKGNIEAAQTLISSNQKVLIVNNPTNNDPDELIKQGRKAEVEQMITNATNPLEYIIYKRWNKVDPKDFNSVEEFMKEVCTFVINCNNQILYETSIDKLEKVTNLSKESIIDFYKKHTRSRTMTFTNSNQEVKEKVIEPKPKQEKENNQNFNVLSSLKAYELAGKTILFDLIKSNKNLELIKEKIREVNFPHKKFGKLISQIINSYDENINCSEVEIKEMLAKHSTPENLEEIAWYENDPLMVHKKTNVDSTKLIENSFEKLKMYSNEKKIIEINEMLKAKNLSKADRENLMNILSDRIKKREEWLSIFNDKNN; via the coding sequence ATGTTAATACCAAAAGAAGTTATTGAAGATATAATTCAAAAGTCAGATATAGTTTCTATAATTAGCGAAAGAGTCACTCTTTCTAAAAAAGGAAGAAACTATTGAGGTTTATGTCCATTTCATCAAGACTCAAATGCTTCAATGTCAGTTTCACCTGAAAAAAAATTCTTTAAATGTTTTTCTTGTCAGGTATCAGGAACAGCATTAGATTTTATTAAAGACTTTGATAATATTAGTTTTCAAGATGCAATTAAAAAACTATCAAGTCTAATAAACTACGATTTAACAAAATATCAAAGTAATATTCCTCAGCAACAAAATAAAGATGCTATCTTATACAAATTAAATGAAGAAGCACTTGCTTTCTTTAAATTGAATTTAAGATCCAATGAAGCAAAACCAGCTGTTAAATATTTACATTCAAGAGACATAACAAATGAAGATATCCAATTTTTTGAAATTGGTTACTTATCAAAAACTAATAGTCTAGTTGATCATCTTTTAAACAAGGGATTTAATATTTCTGATATTGTTGATGCTGGATTAGGTTCTTATAATGAAGAGCGAAATAAATTGTATGATATTTTTCAAGATCGTATCTTATTCCCAATCAGAAATGAAAATAAGGAATTAATTGGATTTAGCGGAAGAATCATAGAAACTGGTTCTGATCGGCCTAAATATTTAAATACTAAAGAAACAAAAGTCTTTTCAAAAAGAAAGATTGCATATAACTTTAGTGAAGCAATTAAATCAGCAAGAATTAAAAAAGAAATAATTATTTTAGAAGGTTACATGGATGTTATAAGTATGCATAAAAATGGAATTAATAACACAATAGCATTGATGGGAACCGCGCTATCGCAATATCATGTTAATTTATTTAAAACAATTAAGGGAACTGTCAAAATGTTTTTAGACGGTGATGAACCTGGAATAAAAGGAAACATTGAAGCAGCGCAAACTTTAATTTCAAGTAATCAAAAAGTTTTAATCGTAAATAACCCAACTAATAATGACCCAGATGAATTAATAAAACAAGGACGTAAAGCAGAAGTTGAACAAATGATCACTAATGCAACTAACCCACTTGAATATATTATTTATAAACGATGAAATAAAGTTGATCCAAAAGATTTTAATTCAGTTGAAGAGTTTATGAAAGAAGTTTGTACTTTTGTAATTAATTGTAATAATCAAATACTTTATGAAACTTCAATTGATAAACTAGAAAAAGTAACTAATTTATCAAAAGAGTCAATTATTGATTTTTATAAAAAACATACAAGAAGTAGAACAATGACTTTTACAAATTCAAATCAAGAAGTAAAAGAAAAGGTTATTGAACCTAAACCAAAACAAGAAAAAGAAAATAATCAAAACTTTAATGTTTTATCATCACTAAAAGCTTATGAGCTAGCAGGAAAGACAATTCTTTTTGATTTAATTAAATCTAATAAAAACCTAGAACTCATAAAAGAAAAAATTCGTGAAGTTAATTTTCCACATAAGAAATTTGGTAAACTAATTAGTCAAATCATTAATTCTTATGATGAAAATATTAACTGCAGTGAAGTTGAAATAAAGGAAATGTTGGCGAAACATTCAACACCTGAAAATCTTGAAGAGATTGCATGATATGAAAATGATCCATTGATGGTTCACAAAAAAACAAATGTCGATTCAACTAAACTAATTGAAAATTCATTTGAAAAATTAAAAATGTATTCAAATGAGAAAAAGATAATTGAAATAAACGAAATGTTAAAAGCTAAAAACTTAAGCAAAGCAGATCGGGAAAACTTAATGAATATTTTGTCAGATAGAATTAAAAAAAGAGAAGAATGATTAAGTATTTTTAATGATAAGAATAACTAA
- a CDS encoding sigma-70 family RNA polymerase sigma factor — protein MKKYMDKKEIAKIKTIEDFYDATVNYAKSNNNEITSEEVQMSFSKIFANATDNEYEKLLEDLQSKGIQFTDLDDIDIHEDIDLDEEIETDDDVELSDDDAYADELIGERKGPGRRPKDAGTTKYRVGSISNETKIQDLIKTYFSTIGQTKILTKDQEIVYAKLANSEDLEERKEGRDMLITSNLKLVISVARKHLNRGLDFADLIEEGNIGLIKAVDKFDYEKGFKFSTYATWWIRQAITRAIADQARTIRIPVHMVETINKLSRIERQLTQELGREPSSQEVAERMGGDMIAEKVVEIKKIAVEPVSLEKPFGDEDDTHFGDFVEDKDMISPTDFTEKEILREVIDKVFEDMPAREEKVIRMRYGIVPTKVRTLIRLAEECNDETAEELAKAIKKLDIHLETPVEKIRTVDSKIIQQHLLKYEDSKTLEEVGKELNVTRERIRQIEAKTIRKLKQPTNTNKSGKVLKEFYKG, from the coding sequence ATGAAAAAATACATGGATAAAAAAGAAATTGCAAAAATTAAAACAATTGAAGACTTTTATGATGCAACTGTTAATTATGCAAAAAGTAATAATAACGAAATAACATCAGAAGAAGTTCAAATGAGTTTTAGTAAAATCTTTGCAAATGCAACTGATAATGAATATGAAAAATTATTAGAAGATTTACAATCAAAAGGAATTCAATTTACTGATCTTGATGATATTGATATTCATGAAGACATTGACCTTGATGAAGAAATTGAAACTGACGATGATGTTGAATTATCAGATGATGACGCTTATGCTGATGAATTAATTGGTGAAAGAAAAGGACCAGGCAGACGACCAAAAGACGCCGGTACAACTAAATACCGTGTTGGTTCTATTTCAAATGAAACAAAAATTCAAGATTTAATTAAAACATACTTTTCAACTATTGGGCAAACTAAAATTTTAACTAAAGACCAAGAAATTGTTTATGCAAAATTAGCAAATTCAGAAGACCTTGAAGAAAGAAAAGAAGGAAGAGATATGTTAATCACTTCTAACTTAAAATTAGTTATTTCAGTAGCAAGAAAACACTTAAACAGAGGATTAGACTTTGCTGATTTAATTGAAGAAGGAAATATTGGATTAATTAAGGCTGTTGATAAATTTGATTATGAAAAAGGATTTAAATTCTCAACTTATGCTACATGATGAATTCGTCAAGCAATTACAAGAGCAATTGCTGATCAAGCTAGAACTATTAGAATTCCAGTTCACATGGTAGAAACAATTAACAAACTATCTAGAATTGAAAGACAATTAACTCAAGAATTAGGAAGAGAACCATCATCTCAAGAAGTAGCTGAGAGAATGGGTGGAGATATGATAGCTGAAAAAGTTGTTGAAATCAAAAAAATAGCTGTAGAACCTGTTAGTTTAGAAAAACCATTTGGTGATGAAGATGATACTCACTTTGGAGATTTCGTTGAAGATAAAGATATGATTTCTCCAACAGACTTTACTGAAAAAGAAATTTTAAGAGAAGTAATTGATAAAGTATTTGAAGATATGCCAGCTAGAGAAGAAAAAGTTATTCGTATGAGATATGGAATTGTTCCAACAAAAGTTAGAACACTAATTAGATTAGCTGAAGAATGTAATGATGAAACTGCTGAAGAATTAGCTAAAGCAATTAAAAAATTAGATATTCACTTAGAAACACCAGTTGAAAAAATTAGAACTGTTGATAGCAAAATCATTCAACAACACTTATTAAAATATGAAGATTCAAAAACTTTAGAAGAAGTTGGAAAAGAACTAAATGTTACAAGAGAAAGAATTAGACAAATTGAAGCTAAAACTATAAGAAAATTAAAACAGCCTACTAATACAAATAAATCAGGTAAAGTTTTAAAAGAATTCTATAAAGGATAA
- a CDS encoding tRNA (adenine(22)-N(1))-methyltransferase gives MLSKRLRTIADLIDSCKVVADIGTDHAYLPITLIKEHKAEFAYAVDINEEPLNWAKKNINQNDCNDKIQTILSNGLDFVLNEEIQSIDVLTICGLGSTTILDIIQNDSPKINKYIICSNTEILNIREWVYANKYSVSFENYIIDSQKGYWVIVIEKNENHLLKKTEILFGSQKFYQNNIDVIKYYENEILKFEKILKKIDQEKHYESYNEITNKIIEIRGHLNEIK, from the coding sequence ATGCTTTCAAAAAGATTACGAACAATTGCAGATTTAATTGATTCTTGCAAAGTTGTTGCTGATATTGGAACAGATCATGCGTATTTACCAATTACATTAATTAAAGAACATAAAGCTGAATTTGCATATGCAGTTGATATTAATGAAGAACCATTAAATTGAGCAAAAAAAAATATAAATCAAAATGATTGTAATGATAAAATACAAACTATTTTAAGTAATGGTTTGGATTTTGTTTTAAATGAAGAGATTCAATCAATTGATGTACTTACAATTTGTGGTTTAGGAAGTACAACTATTTTAGATATTATTCAAAATGATTCACCTAAAATTAACAAATACATTATTTGTTCAAACACAGAAATTCTTAACATTAGAGAATGAGTTTATGCAAATAAATATTCTGTTAGTTTTGAAAACTATATTATTGATAGTCAAAAAGGTTATTGAGTAATTGTGATTGAAAAAAATGAAAACCATTTATTAAAGAAAACAGAAATCTTATTTGGTAGTCAAAAATTTTATCAAAATAATATTGATGTAATTAAATATTATGAAAATGAGATATTAAAATTTGAAAAAATTCTAAAGAAAATTGATCAAGAAAAACATTATGAATCTTATAATGAAATAACAAATAAAATTATAGAAATTAGAGGACACTTAAATGAAATTAAATAA
- a CDS encoding Nif3-like dinuclear metal center hexameric protein, protein MKLNKIVKYLEKKFPTNKAYDWDSVGFQQFNKKVIDFDKEISNVLITMDLTKLALDEIKKNNIELIITRHPFIFNELTKELENPFKKDLIKFLTKENILVYSIHTNYDICAYQSFIDQLNTALNIKKAKFPLMHKEYLDVTLAKELSINDLINKLKVMFNTKTIEINSELINQNKISNFLINQGSGASAMFSKQLSNIVFITGEAKWSDWIYANDNNVTLIVVGHYMENYFINDLASSLSNNFKDLKIEKVDIKEQYYVK, encoded by the coding sequence ATGAAATTAAATAAGATAGTTAAATATTTAGAAAAAAAGTTTCCAACTAATAAAGCGTATGATTGAGATTCTGTTGGTTTTCAGCAATTTAATAAAAAGGTTATAGATTTTGATAAAGAAATTTCAAATGTCTTAATCACAATGGATTTAACTAAATTAGCTTTAGATGAAATTAAAAAAAATAACATTGAATTAATAATCACTAGACATCCTTTTATCTTTAATGAATTAACAAAAGAATTAGAAAATCCATTTAAAAAAGATTTAATTAAGTTCTTAACAAAAGAAAATATTCTTGTTTATTCAATTCATACAAACTATGATATCTGTGCTTATCAAAGTTTTATTGATCAGTTAAATACAGCATTAAATATTAAAAAGGCAAAGTTCCCGTTAATGCATAAAGAATATCTTGATGTAACATTAGCTAAAGAACTTTCAATTAATGATTTAATTAATAAATTAAAAGTTATGTTTAATACAAAAACAATTGAAATCAATTCAGAATTAATAAATCAAAATAAAATTTCAAATTTTTTAATTAATCAAGGTAGCGGAGCTAGTGCTATGTTTTCAAAACAATTAAGCAATATTGTTTTTATAACAGGTGAAGCTAAGTGAAGTGATTGAATTTATGCAAATGATAATAATGTTACATTAATTGTGGTTGGACATTACATGGAGAATTATTTTATTAATGATTTAGCAAGTAGTTTATCAAATAATTTTAAAGATTTAAAAATAGAAAAAGTAGATATAAAGGAACAATACTATGTTAAATAA
- a CDS encoding DEAD/DEAH box helicase, with protein sequence MLNNNERKFSDFGFKKYINDTLKEINFETPTKIQTEIIPLIKKHQNVIALSHTGTGKTHAFLLPILNNLKFDKDKQNVQALIIAPTRELAKQIYDNVRQFTKNESQLKVDLFIGGEDINKQIDALGKRQPTIAVGTPTRIKELYEQNHLKATTADYIIIDECDMIFDLGFIEDVDFVVSKAKQNVNLSMFSATIPEQLKGFVTKYARNAHFIDVTEKNVSNKNIKHVLIDTKNKEIELVLTNILKSINPYLCLIFTNHKDDISKYVKLVREITGQNVSELHGDLQPRTRMNMLKKIKNNEFKFVVATDVAARGVDIIGVSHVISIDLPTDLSYYIHRSGRTGRSKLTGESYVLFNIKNQEKIEALQKIGIEFMQLKLDNNQLIEVRSKNKKKAKHYEDLDTDSKKVIAKYNNQKVKPGYKKKRKRELDEITRKKRREHIKKSIDKIKKEKYKKRRKELFD encoded by the coding sequence ATGTTAAATAATAATGAAAGAAAGTTTAGTGATTTTGGTTTTAAAAAATACATTAATGATACTTTAAAAGAAATTAATTTTGAAACACCAACAAAAATTCAAACTGAAATAATTCCTTTAATCAAAAAACATCAAAATGTTATTGCCTTGTCACACACAGGAACAGGAAAAACACATGCATTTTTATTACCTATTTTAAATAACTTAAAATTTGATAAAGATAAACAAAATGTTCAAGCATTAATAATTGCTCCAACCAGAGAATTAGCCAAACAAATTTATGATAATGTTCGACAATTTACAAAAAATGAATCGCAATTAAAAGTTGATTTATTTATTGGTGGAGAAGATATTAATAAACAAATTGATGCATTAGGGAAAAGACAACCAACAATTGCTGTTGGAACTCCAACAAGAATTAAAGAATTATATGAACAAAATCATCTTAAAGCAACTACAGCAGATTACATCATTATTGATGAATGTGATATGATATTTGATTTAGGATTTATTGAAGATGTTGATTTTGTTGTATCCAAAGCAAAACAAAATGTGAATCTATCAATGTTTAGTGCAACAATTCCTGAACAATTAAAAGGATTTGTAACTAAATATGCACGAAATGCTCATTTCATTGATGTAACAGAAAAAAATGTTTCAAATAAAAACATTAAACATGTATTGATTGATACAAAAAATAAAGAAATTGAATTAGTACTAACAAACATTCTAAAATCAATTAATCCTTATTTATGTTTAATCTTTACAAATCATAAAGATGATATTTCAAAATATGTGAAACTAGTTAGAGAAATAACAGGTCAAAATGTTAGTGAACTACATGGTGATCTTCAACCAAGAACTAGAATGAATATGCTTAAAAAAATTAAAAATAATGAATTTAAGTTTGTTGTGGCAACAGATGTTGCTGCAAGAGGTGTTGATATAATTGGAGTTAGTCATGTTATATCAATTGATTTACCAACTGATTTATCTTATTACATTCACCGAAGTGGAAGAACTGGAAGAAGTAAATTAACTGGAGAAAGCTACGTTCTATTTAATATCAAAAATCAAGAAAAAATTGAAGCCTTACAAAAAATTGGAATTGAGTTTATGCAGTTAAAGTTAGATAACAATCAATTGATTGAAGTAAGAAGCAAAAACAAGAAGAAAGCTAAACATTATGAAGACTTAGATACTGACTCTAAAAAAGTAATTGCTAAGTACAATAATCAAAAAGTTAAGCCTGGGTATAAGAAAAAAAGAAAACGTGAGCTTGATGAAATAACTAGAAAAAAACGTCGTGAACATATTAAAAAAAGTATTGATAAAATTAAAAAAGAAAAATATAAAAAACGTCGTAAAGAATTATTTGATTAA
- a CDS encoding YitT family ABC transporter — MARKRRVKIYSSNGKKVLLLSADEINLIKSDTSYEKNYELEFNKGKHAFEVRNYYASGFWKDIVYVLIGAFLSTIAIDYFISITGNAGLFPGGLGAIARFFSIIGENNIKVSASTLYFIIYFIMNIPLVFFGFKKIGWKFSTLTLIYSVVSIFFDLILQNIPYISPNDLSLLIDYNLISNVPGAWGAIIWIFAFAIFGGVMNGFSYSITYKANSSTGGSDWITYYYSKKLNKDIGSLNIKINIFILIIVICLNTIILKTEHIDQTIKLSAVYNGFHNWDTLNASDLGKKLSEIFTPDSGLIDLKTSWENLRDNGWNNEDWFNIAKYVSSNNEFDSTYSTGMVIAMKFKWIIGPSLFASLTLIIIQGITINRLYPKNKILNLFISATKINEIEQYLFSVGYTNNIFIWRTVASKKNAWNDHEQNLIMISMPLLYFKKIEEYLLKIDEDMMINIIGSNSVKGKNFSYTFDNELRDKALTEEFMNNGKLMKKIENNSIIKTHKKMKKISDNIENEV; from the coding sequence ATGGCAAGAAAAAGAAGAGTCAAAATTTATTCGTCTAATGGTAAAAAAGTATTATTACTATCAGCGGATGAAATTAATTTAATAAAAAGTGACACTAGTTATGAAAAAAACTATGAATTGGAATTTAATAAAGGTAAGCATGCATTTGAAGTTAGAAACTACTATGCATCTGGCTTTTGAAAAGATATAGTTTATGTTTTAATTGGTGCCTTTCTTTCAACAATTGCAATTGATTACTTTATTTCTATTACAGGTAATGCTGGTTTATTTCCTGGTGGATTAGGTGCTATCGCTCGTTTCTTCTCAATAATTGGTGAAAATAATATTAAGGTTTCAGCAAGTACACTTTATTTTATAATTTATTTTATTATGAATATTCCTTTAGTTTTCTTTGGATTTAAAAAGATCGGTTGAAAATTTTCTACATTAACATTAATTTATTCAGTTGTATCAATTTTCTTTGACCTTATTTTACAAAATATTCCTTATATTAGTCCAAACGATTTAAGTTTATTAATTGACTACAATCTAATTAGTAATGTTCCTGGAGCATGAGGAGCAATTATCTGAATATTTGCTTTTGCAATATTTGGAGGAGTCATGAATGGTTTTAGTTATTCAATAACTTATAAAGCTAATTCATCAACTGGTGGTAGTGATTGAATAACTTATTACTACTCAAAAAAGTTAAATAAAGATATAGGTTCATTAAACATTAAAATTAATATTTTCATTTTAATTATTGTTATTTGTTTAAACACTATTATTTTAAAAACAGAACATATAGATCAAACTATTAAACTAAGTGCAGTTTACAATGGGTTTCATAATTGAGATACATTAAATGCATCAGATTTAGGAAAAAAACTTAGTGAAATATTTACTCCTGATTCAGGTTTAATTGACTTAAAAACTAGTTGAGAAAATCTTAGAGATAATGGTTGAAACAATGAAGATTGATTTAATATAGCTAAATATGTTTCATCAAATAATGAATTTGATTCAACTTATTCTACAGGGATGGTTATTGCAATGAAATTCAAATGAATAATCGGACCAAGTTTATTTGCATCTTTAACATTAATAATTATCCAAGGGATCACAATTAATAGACTTTACCCTAAAAATAAAATCCTTAACTTATTTATTTCAGCAACTAAAATTAATGAAATTGAACAATACTTATTTAGCGTTGGTTATACAAACAATATTTTTATTTGAAGAACAGTTGCTTCAAAGAAAAATGCTTGAAATGATCATGAGCAAAATTTAATTATGATTTCAATGCCGTTACTATACTTTAAAAAAATTGAAGAGTACTTATTGAAAATTGATGAAGATATGATGATTAACATTATTGGAAGTAATTCAGTTAAAGGTAAAAACTTTAGTTATACTTTTGATAACGAATTGCGTGATAAAGCATTGACCGAAGAATTCATGAATAATGGTAAATTAATGAAAAAAATTGAAAATAACTCAATCATTAAGACACATAAAAAAATGAAAAAAATTAGTGATAATATAGAAAATGAGGTATAA